One region of Tamandua tetradactyla isolate mTamTet1 chromosome 6, mTamTet1.pri, whole genome shotgun sequence genomic DNA includes:
- the MINK1 gene encoding misshapen-like kinase 1 isoform X5 has protein sequence MGDPAPARSLDDIDLSALRDPAGIFELVEVVGNGTYGQVYKGRHVKTGQLAAIKVMDVTEDEEEEIKQEINMLKKYSHHRNIATYYGAFIKKSPPGNDDQLWLVMEFCGAGSVTDLVKNTKGNALKEDCIAYICREILRGLAHLHAHKVIHRDIKGQNVLLTENAEVKLVDFGVSAQLDRTVGRRNTFIGTPYWMAPEVIACDENPDATYDYRSDIWSLGITAIEMAEGAPPLCDMHPMRALFLIPRNPPPRLKSKKWSKKFIDFIDTCLIKTYLSRPPTEQLLKFPFIRDQPTERQVRIQLKDHIDRSRKKRGEKEETEYEYSGSEEEDDSHGEEGEPSSIMNVPGESTLRREFLRLQQENKSNSEALKQQQQLQQQQQRDPEAHIKHLLHQRQRRIEEQKEERRRVEEQQRREREQRKLQEKEQQRRLEDRQALRREEERRQAEREQEYKRKQLEEQRQSERLQRQLQQEHAYLKSLQQQQQQQQLQKQQQQQQQQQQILPGDRKPLYHYGRGINPADKPAWAREVEERTRMNKQQNSPLAKTKPSSTGPEPPVPQASPGPPGPLSQTPPMQRPVEPQEGPHKSLVAHRVPLKPYAAPVPRSQSLQDQPTRNLAAFPASHDPDPATLTPTATPGARGAIIRQNSDPTSEGPGPSPSPNPPTWVRPDNEAPPKVPQRTSSIATALNTSGAAGSRPAQAVRARPRSNSAWQIYLQRRAERGTPKPPGPPAQPPGPPNACSNPDLRRSDPGWERSDSVLPASHGHLPQAGSLERNRVGASSKLDSSPVFSPGNKAKPEDHRSRPGRPASYKRAIGEDFVLLKERTLDEAPRPPKKAMDYSSSSEEVESSDEDEEEGDGEPSEGSRDTPGARSDGDTDSVSTMVVHDVEEMSGTQTPYGGGTMVVQRTPEEERSLLHADSNGYTNLPDVVQPSHSPTENSKGQSPPSKDGGSDYQSRGLVKAPGKSSFTMFVDLGIYQPGGSGDTIPITALVGGEGGRLDQLQYDVRKGSVVNVNPTNTRAHSETPEIRKYKKRFNSEILCAALWGVNLLVGTENGLMLLDRSGQGKVYGLIGRRRFQQMDVLEGLNLLITISGKRNKLRVYYLSWLRNKILHNDPEVEKKQGWTTVGDMEGCGHYRVVKYERIKFLVIALKSSVEVYAWAPKPYHKFMAFKSFADLPHRPLLVDLTVEEGQRLKVIYGSSAGFHAVDVDSGNSYDIYIPVHIQSQITPHAIIFLPNADGLEMLLCYEDEGVYVNTYGRIIKDVVLQWGEMPTSVAYICSNQIMGWGEKAIEIRSVETGHLDGVFMHKRAQRLKFLCERNDKVFFASVRSGGSSQVYFMTLNRNCIMNW, from the exons GACCCTGCTGGAATCTTTGAGCTGGTGGAAGTAGTTGGCAATGGAACCTATGGACAAGTGTACAAG GGTCGACATGTCAAGACGGGGCAGCTGGCTGCCATCAAGGTCATGGACGTCACAGAG GATGAGGAGGAAGAAATTAAACAGGAGATCAACATGTTGAAAAAATATTCTCACCACCGTAACATTGCCACCTACTACGGAGCCTTCATCAAGAAGAGCCCCCCAGGAAACGATGACCAGCTCTGG CTGGTGATGGAGTTCTGTGGTGCTGGCTCAGTGACTGACCTGGTAAAGAACACGAAAGGGAATGCCCTGAAGGAGGATTGTATTGCCTACATCTGCAGGGAGATCCTCAGG GGTCTGGCCCATCTCCATGCCCATAAGGTCATCCATCGAGACATCAAGGGACAGAATGTGCTGCTGACAGAGAACGCCGAGGTCAAGCTAG TGGATTTTGGGGTGAGTGCTCAGCTGGACCGCACCGTGGGCAGGCGGAACACTTTCATTGGGACCCCCTATTGGATGGCCCCAGAGGTCATCGCTTGTGATGAAAACCCTGATGCCACCTATGATTACAGG AGCGACATTTGGTCTCTAGGAATCACAGCCATTGAGATGGCAGAAGGAGCTCCCC CTCTGTGTGACATGCATCCTATGCGAGCCCTCTTCCTCATCCCCCGGAACCCTCCACCCAGGCTCAAGTCCAAGAAATG GTCTAAGAAGTTCATTGACTTCATCGACACGTGTCTCATCAAGACTTACCTGAGCCGGCCACCGACGGAGCAGCTGCTCAAGTTCCCCTTCATCCGCGACCAGCCCACGGAGCGGCAGGTCCGCATCCAGCTCAAGGACCACATTGACCGGTCTCGAAAGAAGCGGGGCGAGAAGG AGGAGACAGAATATGAATACAGCGGCAGTGAAGAGGAAGATGACAGCCACGGAGAGGAGGGAGAACCAAG CTCCATCATGAATGTACCTGGGGAGTCAACGCTACGCCGGGAATTTCTCCGGCTTCAGCAAGAGAACAAGAGCAACTCAGAGGCTTTAAAGCAGCaacagcagctgcagcagcagcaacagcgtGACCCTGAGGCGCACATCAAGCACCTCctgcaccagcggcagcggcgcATAGAGGAGCAGAAGGAGGAGCGGCGGAGGGTTGAGGAG caacaGCGGCGTGAGCGCGAGCAGCGGAAGCTGCAGGAGAAGGAGCAGCAGCGGCGGCTGGAGGACAGGCAGGCCCTGCGGCGGGAGGAGGAGAGGCGGCAGGCAGAACGGGAGCAG GAATACAAACGGAAGCAGCTGGAGGAGCAGCGGCAGTCAGAACGTCTCCAGAGGCAGCTGCAGCAGGAGCACGCCTACCTCAAGtccctgcagcagcagcagcagcagcagcagctccagaagcaacagcagcagcagcagcagcagcagcagatcCTGCCTGGGGACAGGAAGCCCCTGTATCATTATGGTCGGGGAATTAATCCTGCCGACAAACCTGCCTGGGCCCGAGAG GTAGAAGAGAGAACAAGGATGAACAAGCAGCAGAACTCTCCATTAGCCAAGACCAAGCCAAGCAGTACAGGGCCTGAGCCCCCTGTCCCCCAGGCCTCCCCTGGACCCCCAGGACCCCTTTCCCAAACCCCTCCTATGCAGAGGCCAGTAGAGCCCCAGGAGGGACCACACAAG AGCCTGGTGGCACACCGGGTCCCACTAAAGCCATACGCAGCACCTGTACCCAGATCCCAGTCCCTGCAGGACCAGCCCACCCGAAACTTGGCTGCTTTCCCAGCCTCCCATGACCCTGACCCTGCCACCCTTACCCCTACCGCCACGCCCGGTGCCCGAGGAGCTATCATCCGCCAGAACTCAGACCCCACGTCTGAAGGAcctggccccagccccagcccaaaCCCCCCAACCTGGGTCCGGCCAGATAATGAGGCCCCACCTAAG GTGCCTCAGAGGACCTCATCTATTGCCACTGCCCTTAACACCAGTGGGGCCGCAGGGTCCCGGCCAGCGCAGGCCGTCCGTGCCAG ACCTCGCAGCAACTCCGCCTGGCAAATCTATCTGCAAAGGCGGGCAGAGCGGGGGACCCCCAAGCCTCCAGGGCCCCCTGCTCAGCCCCCTGGCCCGCCCAACGCCTGTAG TAACCCCGACCTCAGGAGGAGCGACCCTGGCTGGGAGCGCTCGGACAGTGTCCTCCCAGCCTCTCACGGGCACCTCCCCCAGGCTGGCTCACTGGAGCGAAACCGTGTGGGAG CCTCCTCCAAACTGGACAGCTCCCCAGTGTTCTCCCCTGGGAACAAAGCCAAGCCTGAGGACCACCGCTCCCGGCCAGGCCGGCCCGCA AGCTATAAACGTGCAATTGGTGAG GATTTTGTTTTGCTGAAAGAGCGGACCCTGGACGAGGCACCCCGGCCTCCCAAAAAAGCCATGGACTACTCGTCATCCAGTGAGGAGGTGGAGAGCAGTGATGAGGACGAGGAGGAAGGCGATGGCGAGCCATCAGAGGGGAGCAGAGATACCCCTGGGGCTCG CAGTGATGGGGACACGGACAGCGTCAGCACCATGGTGGTCCACGATGTTGAGGAGATGTCTGGGACCCAGACTCCATACGGGGGCGGTACCATGGTGGTCCAGCGT ACTCCTGAAGAGGAGCGAAGCCTGCTGCATGCTGACAGCAATGGTTACACAAACCTGCCCGACGTGGTCCAGCCCAGCCACTCTCCCACTGAGAACAGCAAAGGTCAAAGCCCCCCCTCGAAGGATGGAGGCAGTGAT TACCAGTCTCGCGGGCTGGTAAAGGCCCCTGGCAAGAGCTCCTTCACGATGTTTGTGGATCTAGGGATCTACCAGCCCGGAGGCAGTGGGGACACCATCCCCATCACAG CCCTGGTGGGTGGAGAGGGCGGTAGGCTCGATCAGCTGCAGTACGATGTGCGGAAGGGCTCTGTGGTCAACGTGAATCCCACCAACACCCGAGCCCACAGTGAGACCCCTGAGATTCGGAAGTACAAGAAGCGATTCAATTCCGAAATCCTCTGTGCAGCTCTTTGGG GGGTCAACCTGCTGGTGGGCACGGAGAACGGGCTGATGTTGCTGGACCGGAGCGGGCAGGGCAAGGTGTACGGACTCATTGGGCGGCGACGCTTCCAGCAGATGGATGTGCTGGAAGGACTCAACTTGCTCATCACCATCTCAG GGAAAAGGAATAAACTGCGGGTGTATTATCTTTCTTGGCTCCGGAACAAGATTCTGCACAATGATCCGGAAGTGGAGAAGAAGCAGGGCTGGACCACTGTGGGGGACATGGAGGGCTGTGGGCACTACCGCGTTG TGAAATACGAGCGCATCAAGTTCCTGGTCATcgctctgaagagctctgtggagGTTTATGCCTGGGCCCCCAAACCCTACCATAAATTCATGGCCTTCAAG TCCTTTGCTGACCTCCCGCACCGCCCTCTGCTGGTTGACCTGACAGTAGAGGAAGGACAGCGGCTCAAGGTGATCTACGGCTCCAGTGCTGGCTTCCATGCCGTGGATGTCGACTCGGGGAACAGCTATGACATCTACATCCCTGTGCAC ATCCAGAGCCAGATCACGCCCCATGCCATCATCTTCCTCCCCAACGCTGATGGCCTGGAGATGCTGCTGTGCTACGAAGACGAGGGCGTGTACGTCAACACGTATGGGCGCATCATTAAGGACGTGGTGCTGCAGTGGGGAGAGATGCCCACCTCTGTGG CCTACATCTGCTCCAACCAGATCATGGGCTGGGGCGAGAAAGCCATTGAGATCCGCTCAGTGGAGACTGGCCACCTAGATGGGGTCTTCATGCACAAACGAGCCCAGAGGCTCAAGTTCCTGTGTGAGCGGAATGACAAG
- the MINK1 gene encoding misshapen-like kinase 1 isoform X3, producing MGDPAPARSLDDIDLSALRDPAGIFELVEVVGNGTYGQVYKGRHVKTGQLAAIKVMDVTEDEEEEIKQEINMLKKYSHHRNIATYYGAFIKKSPPGNDDQLWLVMEFCGAGSVTDLVKNTKGNALKEDCIAYICREILRGLAHLHAHKVIHRDIKGQNVLLTENAEVKLVDFGVSAQLDRTVGRRNTFIGTPYWMAPEVIACDENPDATYDYRSDIWSLGITAIEMAEGAPPLCDMHPMRALFLIPRNPPPRLKSKKWSKKFIDFIDTCLIKTYLSRPPTEQLLKFPFIRDQPTERQVRIQLKDHIDRSRKKRGEKEETEYEYSGSEEEDDSHGEEGEPSSIMNVPGESTLRREFLRLQQENKSNSEALKQQQQLQQQQQRDPEAHIKHLLHQRQRRIEEQKEERRRVEERREREQRKLQEKEQQRRLEDRQALRREEERRQAEREQEYIRHRLEEEQRQLEILQQQLLQEQALLLEYKRKQLEEQRQSERLQRQLQQEHAYLKSLQQQQQQQQLQKQQQQQQQQQQILPGDRKPLYHYGRGINPADKPAWAREVEERTRMNKQQNSPLAKTKPSSTGPEPPVPQASPGPPGPLSQTPPMQRPVEPQEGPHKSLVAHRVPLKPYAAPVPRSQSLQDQPTRNLAAFPASHDPDPATLTPTATPGARGAIIRQNSDPTSEGPGPSPSPNPPTWVRPDNEAPPKVPQRTSSIATALNTSGAAGSRPAQAVRARPRSNSAWQIYLQRRAERGTPKPPGPPAQPPGPPNACSNPDLRRSDPGWERSDSVLPASHGHLPQAGSLERNRVGASSKLDSSPVFSPGNKAKPEDHRSRPGRPASYKRAIGEDFVLLKERTLDEAPRPPKKAMDYSSSSEEVESSDEDEEEGDGEPSEGSRDTPGARSDGDTDSVSTMVVHDVEEMSGTQTPYGGGTMVVQRTPEEERSLLHADSNGYTNLPDVVQPSHSPTENSKGQSPPSKDGGSDYQSRGLVKAPGKSSFTMFVDLGIYQPGGSGDTIPITALVGGEGGRLDQLQYDVRKGSVVNVNPTNTRAHSETPEIRKYKKRFNSEILCAALWGVNLLVGTENGLMLLDRSGQGKVYGLIGRRRFQQMDVLEGLNLLITISGKRNKLRVYYLSWLRNKILHNDPEVEKKQGWTTVGDMEGCGHYRVVKYERIKFLVIALKSSVEVYAWAPKPYHKFMAFKSFADLPHRPLLVDLTVEEGQRLKVIYGSSAGFHAVDVDSGNSYDIYIPVHIQSQITPHAIIFLPNADGLEMLLCYEDEGVYVNTYGRIIKDVVLQWGEMPTSVAYICSNQIMGWGEKAIEIRSVETGHLDGVFMHKRAQRLKFLCERNDKVFFASVRSGGSSQVYFMTLNRNCIMNW from the exons GACCCTGCTGGAATCTTTGAGCTGGTGGAAGTAGTTGGCAATGGAACCTATGGACAAGTGTACAAG GGTCGACATGTCAAGACGGGGCAGCTGGCTGCCATCAAGGTCATGGACGTCACAGAG GATGAGGAGGAAGAAATTAAACAGGAGATCAACATGTTGAAAAAATATTCTCACCACCGTAACATTGCCACCTACTACGGAGCCTTCATCAAGAAGAGCCCCCCAGGAAACGATGACCAGCTCTGG CTGGTGATGGAGTTCTGTGGTGCTGGCTCAGTGACTGACCTGGTAAAGAACACGAAAGGGAATGCCCTGAAGGAGGATTGTATTGCCTACATCTGCAGGGAGATCCTCAGG GGTCTGGCCCATCTCCATGCCCATAAGGTCATCCATCGAGACATCAAGGGACAGAATGTGCTGCTGACAGAGAACGCCGAGGTCAAGCTAG TGGATTTTGGGGTGAGTGCTCAGCTGGACCGCACCGTGGGCAGGCGGAACACTTTCATTGGGACCCCCTATTGGATGGCCCCAGAGGTCATCGCTTGTGATGAAAACCCTGATGCCACCTATGATTACAGG AGCGACATTTGGTCTCTAGGAATCACAGCCATTGAGATGGCAGAAGGAGCTCCCC CTCTGTGTGACATGCATCCTATGCGAGCCCTCTTCCTCATCCCCCGGAACCCTCCACCCAGGCTCAAGTCCAAGAAATG GTCTAAGAAGTTCATTGACTTCATCGACACGTGTCTCATCAAGACTTACCTGAGCCGGCCACCGACGGAGCAGCTGCTCAAGTTCCCCTTCATCCGCGACCAGCCCACGGAGCGGCAGGTCCGCATCCAGCTCAAGGACCACATTGACCGGTCTCGAAAGAAGCGGGGCGAGAAGG AGGAGACAGAATATGAATACAGCGGCAGTGAAGAGGAAGATGACAGCCACGGAGAGGAGGGAGAACCAAG CTCCATCATGAATGTACCTGGGGAGTCAACGCTACGCCGGGAATTTCTCCGGCTTCAGCAAGAGAACAAGAGCAACTCAGAGGCTTTAAAGCAGCaacagcagctgcagcagcagcaacagcgtGACCCTGAGGCGCACATCAAGCACCTCctgcaccagcggcagcggcgcATAGAGGAGCAGAAGGAGGAGCGGCGGAGGGTTGAGGAG CGGCGTGAGCGCGAGCAGCGGAAGCTGCAGGAGAAGGAGCAGCAGCGGCGGCTGGAGGACAGGCAGGCCCTGCGGCGGGAGGAGGAGAGGCGGCAGGCAGAACGGGAGCAG gaaTATATTCGTCACAGGCTAGAGGAGGAGCAGCGACAGCTCGAGATCCTTCAGCAACAGCTGCTCCAGGAACAGGCCCTACTGCTG GAATACAAACGGAAGCAGCTGGAGGAGCAGCGGCAGTCAGAACGTCTCCAGAGGCAGCTGCAGCAGGAGCACGCCTACCTCAAGtccctgcagcagcagcagcagcagcagcagctccagaagcaacagcagcagcagcagcagcagcagcagatcCTGCCTGGGGACAGGAAGCCCCTGTATCATTATGGTCGGGGAATTAATCCTGCCGACAAACCTGCCTGGGCCCGAGAG GTAGAAGAGAGAACAAGGATGAACAAGCAGCAGAACTCTCCATTAGCCAAGACCAAGCCAAGCAGTACAGGGCCTGAGCCCCCTGTCCCCCAGGCCTCCCCTGGACCCCCAGGACCCCTTTCCCAAACCCCTCCTATGCAGAGGCCAGTAGAGCCCCAGGAGGGACCACACAAG AGCCTGGTGGCACACCGGGTCCCACTAAAGCCATACGCAGCACCTGTACCCAGATCCCAGTCCCTGCAGGACCAGCCCACCCGAAACTTGGCTGCTTTCCCAGCCTCCCATGACCCTGACCCTGCCACCCTTACCCCTACCGCCACGCCCGGTGCCCGAGGAGCTATCATCCGCCAGAACTCAGACCCCACGTCTGAAGGAcctggccccagccccagcccaaaCCCCCCAACCTGGGTCCGGCCAGATAATGAGGCCCCACCTAAG GTGCCTCAGAGGACCTCATCTATTGCCACTGCCCTTAACACCAGTGGGGCCGCAGGGTCCCGGCCAGCGCAGGCCGTCCGTGCCAG ACCTCGCAGCAACTCCGCCTGGCAAATCTATCTGCAAAGGCGGGCAGAGCGGGGGACCCCCAAGCCTCCAGGGCCCCCTGCTCAGCCCCCTGGCCCGCCCAACGCCTGTAG TAACCCCGACCTCAGGAGGAGCGACCCTGGCTGGGAGCGCTCGGACAGTGTCCTCCCAGCCTCTCACGGGCACCTCCCCCAGGCTGGCTCACTGGAGCGAAACCGTGTGGGAG CCTCCTCCAAACTGGACAGCTCCCCAGTGTTCTCCCCTGGGAACAAAGCCAAGCCTGAGGACCACCGCTCCCGGCCAGGCCGGCCCGCA AGCTATAAACGTGCAATTGGTGAG GATTTTGTTTTGCTGAAAGAGCGGACCCTGGACGAGGCACCCCGGCCTCCCAAAAAAGCCATGGACTACTCGTCATCCAGTGAGGAGGTGGAGAGCAGTGATGAGGACGAGGAGGAAGGCGATGGCGAGCCATCAGAGGGGAGCAGAGATACCCCTGGGGCTCG CAGTGATGGGGACACGGACAGCGTCAGCACCATGGTGGTCCACGATGTTGAGGAGATGTCTGGGACCCAGACTCCATACGGGGGCGGTACCATGGTGGTCCAGCGT ACTCCTGAAGAGGAGCGAAGCCTGCTGCATGCTGACAGCAATGGTTACACAAACCTGCCCGACGTGGTCCAGCCCAGCCACTCTCCCACTGAGAACAGCAAAGGTCAAAGCCCCCCCTCGAAGGATGGAGGCAGTGAT TACCAGTCTCGCGGGCTGGTAAAGGCCCCTGGCAAGAGCTCCTTCACGATGTTTGTGGATCTAGGGATCTACCAGCCCGGAGGCAGTGGGGACACCATCCCCATCACAG CCCTGGTGGGTGGAGAGGGCGGTAGGCTCGATCAGCTGCAGTACGATGTGCGGAAGGGCTCTGTGGTCAACGTGAATCCCACCAACACCCGAGCCCACAGTGAGACCCCTGAGATTCGGAAGTACAAGAAGCGATTCAATTCCGAAATCCTCTGTGCAGCTCTTTGGG GGGTCAACCTGCTGGTGGGCACGGAGAACGGGCTGATGTTGCTGGACCGGAGCGGGCAGGGCAAGGTGTACGGACTCATTGGGCGGCGACGCTTCCAGCAGATGGATGTGCTGGAAGGACTCAACTTGCTCATCACCATCTCAG GGAAAAGGAATAAACTGCGGGTGTATTATCTTTCTTGGCTCCGGAACAAGATTCTGCACAATGATCCGGAAGTGGAGAAGAAGCAGGGCTGGACCACTGTGGGGGACATGGAGGGCTGTGGGCACTACCGCGTTG TGAAATACGAGCGCATCAAGTTCCTGGTCATcgctctgaagagctctgtggagGTTTATGCCTGGGCCCCCAAACCCTACCATAAATTCATGGCCTTCAAG TCCTTTGCTGACCTCCCGCACCGCCCTCTGCTGGTTGACCTGACAGTAGAGGAAGGACAGCGGCTCAAGGTGATCTACGGCTCCAGTGCTGGCTTCCATGCCGTGGATGTCGACTCGGGGAACAGCTATGACATCTACATCCCTGTGCAC ATCCAGAGCCAGATCACGCCCCATGCCATCATCTTCCTCCCCAACGCTGATGGCCTGGAGATGCTGCTGTGCTACGAAGACGAGGGCGTGTACGTCAACACGTATGGGCGCATCATTAAGGACGTGGTGCTGCAGTGGGGAGAGATGCCCACCTCTGTGG CCTACATCTGCTCCAACCAGATCATGGGCTGGGGCGAGAAAGCCATTGAGATCCGCTCAGTGGAGACTGGCCACCTAGATGGGGTCTTCATGCACAAACGAGCCCAGAGGCTCAAGTTCCTGTGTGAGCGGAATGACAAG